A window of the Emys orbicularis isolate rEmyOrb1 chromosome 1, rEmyOrb1.hap1, whole genome shotgun sequence genome harbors these coding sequences:
- the UCN3 gene encoding urocortin-3, with protein MSPTRLMLLLLMVCAARTGLSLKLYKAESLFSCINAALSEAEKSRPEENSLVDKRSFDSPPGKEAPSQQEEEEEEEKEKRTFAGDARYKYLSQAQLKGKMYQNRAKTDRRTKFTLSLDVPTNIMNILFDIAKAKNLRAKAAANAHLMAQIGRRK; from the coding sequence ATGTCGCCTACCAGACTCATGCTGCTGCTCCTGATGGTGTGCGCCGCGCGGACGGGCCTGTCCCTCAAGCTGTACAAAGCCGAGTCCCTCTTCAGCTGCATCAACGCCGCCCTCTCGGAGGCCGAGAAGAGCCGCCCGGAGGAGAACTCCCTCGTGGACAAGAGGAGTTTCGACTCCCCGCCTGGGAAGGAGGCACCCTcgcagcaggaggaagaggaggaggaggaaaaggagaaaagGACGTTCGCAGGGGATGCCCGTTACAAATACCTCTCCCAGGCGCAACTCAAGGGGAAGATGTACCAGAACCGGGCCAAGACCGACCGGCGCAccaaattcaccctctccctcgaCGTGCCCACCAACATCATGAACATCCTCTTCGACATCGCCAAGGCCAAGAACTTGAGGGCAAAGGCCGCCGCCAACGCCCACTTGATGGCTCAGATCGGGCGGCGGAAGTGA